The proteins below come from a single Iocasia fonsfrigidae genomic window:
- a CDS encoding 1-deoxy-D-xylulose-5-phosphate reductoisomerase, whose amino-acid sequence MKRIIILGSTGSIGTQTLEVIEHLSDDWNVIGLTANTNIDLLEKQANKYKPEFLVVMDEYHAKKLKNRLADQAVEVLSGPAGLNYLAGQVESDLLINALVGAVGLAPTVAALEKGSRIGLANKETLVIGGQIIEKYLSNPLNKILPIDSEHNAVFQLLAGHKEKEIAKIILTASGGPFLNLEKDRLETVTVKEALNHPNWDMGGKITIDSATMMNKGLEVIEAHYLFKQPYDKIKVVIHPESIVHSMVEFIDSSIMAELGVADMRIPIQNILTYPERVSSLGKNLDLFTVGALNFEEPDFEKFPALGLAYTAGKEGGSLPVILNAANEVAVMGFLANKIRFTDITYIVEKVMDSYERKDNPLLEEIYMIDKEAREMAEGVMKECY is encoded by the coding sequence ATGAAAAGAATAATTATTCTAGGGTCGACAGGATCAATAGGTACCCAGACCCTGGAGGTAATAGAGCACCTGTCTGATGATTGGAATGTAATTGGATTAACTGCTAATACTAATATAGATTTATTAGAGAAACAGGCCAACAAGTATAAACCTGAATTTCTGGTAGTTATGGATGAGTATCATGCTAAAAAATTAAAAAATAGATTGGCTGATCAAGCAGTTGAGGTGCTGAGTGGACCTGCTGGACTTAATTATCTGGCCGGACAGGTTGAGAGTGATTTGCTGATCAATGCCCTTGTTGGTGCTGTTGGATTGGCACCTACTGTTGCTGCCCTTGAAAAGGGATCAAGGATTGGCCTGGCCAACAAAGAGACACTGGTTATTGGTGGTCAAATTATTGAGAAATATTTAAGTAATCCATTAAATAAAATTTTACCTATTGATAGTGAACACAATGCAGTCTTCCAACTCTTAGCAGGACATAAAGAAAAAGAGATTGCTAAAATTATACTTACAGCCTCAGGAGGGCCTTTTTTAAACCTTGAAAAAGATAGATTAGAAACGGTAACTGTAAAAGAAGCCTTAAACCATCCCAACTGGGATATGGGTGGAAAGATAACAATTGATTCTGCAACCATGATGAATAAGGGGCTTGAGGTAATTGAGGCTCATTATTTATTTAAACAACCTTATGATAAAATTAAGGTTGTTATTCATCCTGAAAGTATAGTTCATTCGATGGTTGAATTTATTGATAGTTCTATTATGGCTGAACTAGGTGTTGCTGATATGCGGATACCGATACAGAATATTTTAACATACCCTGAACGGGTGAGTAGTCTGGGAAAGAATTTAGACTTATTTACAGTAGGGGCTTTAAATTTTGAAGAACCAGATTTTGAAAAGTTTCCTGCGCTAGGTCTGGCCTATACTGCTGGAAAAGAGGGCGGTAGTCTTCCTGTAATTTTAAATGCTGCTAATGAGGTTGCAGTTATGGGATTTTTGGCAAATAAAATACGGTTTACGGATATTACATATATTGTTGAAAAAGTGATGGATAGTTATGAAAGGAAAGATAATCCTCTTCTTGAGGAAATATATATGATAGATAAAGAAGCCAGAGAGATGGCAGAGGGGGTTATGAAAGAATGTTATTAA
- a CDS encoding chemotaxis protein CheW codes for MLSNFNKKVTKTVTKEEKQFIVFNIANEEFGVDVKQAKEIIPHRELTHIPNAPSFVRGVINLRGDIIPIINLSKKLSLNESLDNQEEKIIIVELDNNLIGMQVDDVSEMIRLAQDNIADPPDIVKGINKYYLSGVGKLNDRLLILLDLNNILTEEEIEELDKIDID; via the coding sequence ATGTTATCAAATTTTAACAAAAAGGTTACTAAAACAGTTACTAAAGAAGAGAAGCAGTTTATTGTTTTTAATATTGCTAATGAGGAGTTTGGAGTAGATGTAAAACAGGCGAAGGAAATTATTCCTCACCGGGAATTGACCCATATACCTAATGCCCCTTCTTTTGTAAGAGGGGTGATTAATTTAAGGGGTGATATTATACCTATTATTAACCTTAGTAAGAAATTATCATTAAATGAGTCTCTTGATAATCAGGAAGAAAAAATTATTATTGTTGAGCTTGATAATAATTTGATTGGTATGCAGGTTGATGATGTTAGTGAAATGATCAGACTTGCTCAGGACAATATTGCAGACCCTCCAGATATAGTCAAAGGTATTAATAAGTATTATTTAAGTGGGGTAGGTAAGCTTAATGATAGACTATTAATTCTGCTTGATCTTAATAATATACTGACAGAAGAAGAAATCGAAGAATTGGATAAGATTGATATAGATTAG
- a CDS encoding chemotaxis protein CheD, giving the protein MNSPIRVRMAEYSVASSPEVLITIGLGSCIGIALYDKINKIGGLIHIMLPENRKGTRPAKFADTGIPLLLKKMEARGASRDNIVAKIAGGAHMFASAGDFNIQVGQKNIEAVCRILSEFNIRIKGKDVGEDYGRTMEFYLKDGSVLIRSYKKGKKFL; this is encoded by the coding sequence ATGAATTCTCCTATCAGGGTGAGGATGGCTGAGTACTCTGTGGCCAGTTCGCCTGAAGTCCTTATAACTATAGGCCTGGGTTCCTGTATTGGTATTGCTCTTTATGATAAGATAAATAAAATAGGTGGTTTAATACATATTATGCTCCCTGAGAATAGAAAAGGGACAAGGCCTGCTAAATTTGCAGATACAGGAATCCCTCTATTATTAAAAAAAATGGAAGCCAGGGGTGCTTCCCGTGATAACATTGTTGCTAAAATTGCCGGTGGTGCACATATGTTTGCCAGTGCAGGTGACTTTAATATTCAGGTTGGACAGAAAAATATTGAGGCTGTTTGTCGTATTTTATCAGAATTTAATATTCGAATTAAAGGAAAAGATGTTGGCGAAGATTACGGAAGGACAATGGAATTTTATCTTAAGGATGGTAGTGTTTTAATACGTTCATATAAAAAAGGTAAAAAGTTTTTATAA
- the rpsB gene encoding 30S ribosomal protein S2, whose protein sequence is MSVVNMKQLLESGVHFGHQTRRWNPKMKEYIFTERNGIYIIDLQKTVGLLNKAHDFVKEMSAQGKTILFVGTKKQAQETVRIEAERCDMPYVNQRWLGGMLTNFKTIKKRVARLNELESMEEEGLFEVLPKKEVVQLNKEHDKLERFLGGIRYMKKLPDVVYVTDPRKEAIAVAEARKLNIPVVAIVDTNCDPDLIDYIIPGNDDAIRAVKLITNIIASAVLTGKQGEQMKEEEVKEEAIEEDNDLETIEE, encoded by the coding sequence ATGTCTGTGGTAAATATGAAACAATTGTTAGAATCTGGCGTTCATTTTGGACATCAAACAAGAAGATGGAATCCTAAAATGAAGGAATATATCTTTACTGAAAGAAATGGAATTTATATTATTGACCTGCAAAAAACAGTGGGTTTATTAAATAAAGCTCATGACTTTGTAAAAGAAATGTCTGCCCAGGGAAAAACAATTCTCTTTGTAGGAACCAAAAAACAAGCTCAGGAAACAGTTAGAATAGAGGCTGAACGTTGTGACATGCCCTATGTTAATCAAAGATGGTTGGGTGGAATGCTTACCAATTTTAAGACCATTAAAAAACGGGTTGCTCGTTTGAATGAGCTTGAATCAATGGAAGAAGAGGGGCTTTTTGAAGTACTACCGAAAAAAGAGGTTGTTCAGTTAAACAAAGAACATGACAAATTAGAACGTTTTCTTGGTGGTATTAGATATATGAAAAAGCTTCCTGATGTCGTATATGTTACTGACCCAAGAAAAGAGGCTATAGCAGTTGCTGAAGCCCGCAAATTAAATATACCTGTTGTAGCTATTGTAGATACAAACTGTGACCCTGATCTGATTGATTATATTATTCCAGGTAATGATGATGCAATTCGTGCAGTAAAGTTAATAACAAATATTATTGCTAGTGCTGTTTTAACCGGGAAACAGGGTGAACAGATGAAAGAAGAGGAAGTTAAAGAGGAAGCAATTGAAGAAGATAATGACCTGGAAACCATTGAAGAGTAA
- the ispG gene encoding flavodoxin-dependent (E)-4-hydroxy-3-methylbut-2-enyl-diphosphate synthase: MINYQRRKTHQVFYGNVPVGGDAPISVQSMTNTKTADIDKTVKQIEELVVAGCEIIRVAVPDMKTASCLSRLRERIKIPLIADIHFDYKLALEAVKQGVDGLRLNPGNIGDFDHLKRVAQKAKEAGIPIRIGVNSGSLEKKLLKKYGSVTAEAMVESALSHISLLEENGFNDIVVSLKSTDIWMTLKAYSLLAQEVDYPFHIGITEAGTVWSGTIKSALGLGSILTAGLGDTVRVSLTGSPVEEVRVGWQILRLLDLRQRGPKIISCPTCGRTNINLIKLAEDVEKAVKDLDKSITIAVMGCVVNGPGEAREADIGIAGGKNEGLIFKKGKLVKKVKEDRLLKELLLEIDKM, from the coding sequence ATGATTAATTATCAACGTCGGAAAACACATCAGGTGTTTTATGGTAATGTTCCTGTAGGGGGAGATGCCCCTATAAGTGTTCAGTCAATGACAAATACTAAAACAGCTGATATAGATAAAACAGTAAAACAAATCGAAGAACTGGTTGTGGCTGGTTGTGAGATTATCAGGGTTGCTGTTCCGGATATGAAAACAGCCAGTTGTCTATCGCGTTTAAGGGAAAGGATTAAGATTCCACTGATTGCTGATATACACTTTGATTATAAACTTGCCCTGGAGGCAGTAAAACAGGGTGTTGATGGTCTGCGTTTAAATCCAGGTAATATTGGAGATTTTGATCATCTTAAAAGAGTTGCCCAAAAGGCCAAGGAGGCTGGTATTCCAATCAGGATTGGGGTTAATTCTGGATCATTAGAAAAAAAGTTGTTAAAAAAATATGGTTCTGTAACAGCTGAGGCCATGGTGGAGAGTGCCTTATCACATATCAGTCTTTTAGAAGAAAATGGGTTTAATGATATTGTTGTATCATTAAAATCCACAGATATTTGGATGACACTTAAGGCTTATAGTTTGTTGGCACAAGAAGTGGATTATCCTTTTCATATTGGGATCACAGAGGCAGGTACAGTTTGGTCAGGAACAATTAAATCTGCTCTTGGACTGGGGAGTATTTTGACAGCAGGCCTGGGGGATACAGTACGTGTTTCACTGACAGGTAGTCCTGTGGAAGAAGTAAGAGTTGGCTGGCAGATACTTCGTCTCTTGGACCTACGTCAGAGAGGCCCTAAGATTATTTCCTGTCCAACATGTGGACGCACTAATATTAATTTAATTAAATTAGCTGAAGATGTTGAAAAGGCCGTTAAAGACCTGGACAAGTCTATAACTATAGCAGTAATGGGTTGTGTTGTTAATGGACCTGGTGAAGCCCGGGAGGCTGATATAGGTATTGCAGGAGGGAAAAATGAGGGCTTGATTTTTAAAAAAGGAAAATTAGTAAAAAAAGTTAAAGAAGATAGATTATTAAAGGAATTATTACTTGAAATAGATAAAATGTAA
- the ytvI gene encoding sporulation integral membrane protein YtvI codes for MEKYLKKMLIFIGLMLFILIVSKYFFVYFTPFIIAAVLASLINPVVKIVEEYLHINRGFAVFIVLIFFIAVLIIVFFLGISHIYLELNRLLQNLPDYNTFGEEFQWLINQNNRITDLINGLEISPAIREVLNENMQLLYNALKSGIVMVINNVIGFLGKLPMILTVLFLSFIATFFISKDIDKINSFLMGLFPKELRAKFFKLEKELVSSAVGFVRAEIMLISITCLVSGIGLAIMGNPYAVIIAISSAFLDLIPIIGPALIFIPWVIYNIIIGDINNAFQLLLLYTVMVAIRQGAEGKIMGKNLGLHPLATMIALYVGFRILGTLGLIIGPAILVLGKAVFNADLLNLVDFRE; via the coding sequence ATGGAGAAGTATTTAAAAAAAATGCTAATTTTTATTGGTTTAATGTTATTTATACTAATTGTGTCAAAATATTTTTTTGTTTATTTTACCCCCTTTATCATTGCTGCTGTACTGGCAAGTTTAATTAATCCAGTTGTTAAAATAGTTGAGGAATATCTACATATTAACAGAGGTTTTGCTGTCTTTATTGTTTTGATCTTTTTTATAGCTGTATTAATTATCGTTTTTTTTCTGGGGATTTCACATATTTATCTGGAATTAAATCGCTTGCTGCAGAATCTACCAGATTATAATACCTTTGGTGAAGAATTTCAATGGCTCATTAATCAAAACAATAGAATAACCGATTTAATTAATGGCCTGGAAATATCACCAGCTATTAGAGAGGTATTAAATGAGAACATGCAGTTATTATATAATGCTTTAAAGAGTGGTATAGTAATGGTAATAAATAATGTAATCGGTTTTTTAGGTAAATTACCTATGATTTTAACGGTCTTATTTTTAAGTTTTATTGCAACCTTTTTTATAAGTAAGGATATTGATAAAATAAATAGTTTTCTTATGGGACTTTTCCCGAAAGAGTTGCGGGCTAAGTTTTTTAAGCTAGAAAAAGAACTGGTTAGTTCGGCTGTTGGCTTTGTCAGGGCCGAAATAATGCTTATTTCTATTACCTGCCTTGTTTCCGGTATTGGTCTGGCAATTATGGGCAACCCGTATGCAGTAATTATAGCAATTAGTTCTGCTTTTCTAGACCTTATACCTATTATCGGTCCAGCCCTTATTTTTATTCCTTGGGTTATTTATAATATTATTATTGGAGATATTAATAATGCCTTTCAGTTATTATTACTATATACAGTTATGGTGGCTATTAGACAGGGGGCTGAGGGTAAAATAATGGGTAAAAACCTTGGTTTACATCCATTGGCAACTATGATTGCTCTCTATGTTGGATTCAGGATCTTAGGGACTCTAGGGCTTATTATTGGCCCTGCAATACTGGTACTGGGTAAGGCTGTTTTTAATGCTGATCTATTAAATTTGGTTGATTTCAGGGAGTGA
- the pyrH gene encoding UMP kinase: MGDRPAYSRVLLKISGEALAGDSGYGIDPAVIKTIANEIFDVVMRTKVEMAIVVGGGNIFRGIAGSAKGMDRGTADYMGMLATVINAMALQDAIEKLGLETRVQSAIEMRQIAEPYIRRRAIRHLEKGRVVIFAAGTGNPFFSTDTTAALRAAEISADAILMAKNVDGVYDSDPLSNPEAVMYEELKYIDVLKKSLRVMDSTAVSLCMDNSIPLIVFAVKESGNIEKAVLGKKIGTYVR, translated from the coding sequence ATGGGAGATAGACCAGCATATTCTCGGGTTTTATTGAAAATAAGTGGAGAAGCTTTAGCAGGGGATAGTGGGTATGGCATTGACCCTGCTGTAATAAAAACTATTGCCAACGAAATATTTGACGTGGTAATGAGAACAAAGGTTGAGATGGCGATTGTAGTTGGTGGTGGAAATATTTTTAGAGGAATTGCAGGAAGTGCCAAGGGAATGGATCGCGGAACTGCTGATTATATGGGGATGTTGGCTACTGTTATTAATGCAATGGCTTTACAGGATGCAATTGAGAAACTTGGTCTGGAAACCAGGGTACAGTCTGCTATAGAGATGCGTCAGATTGCTGAACCATATATACGAAGGAGGGCAATTAGACACCTGGAAAAGGGTAGGGTTGTTATTTTTGCTGCTGGTACTGGTAATCCCTTCTTTTCTACCGATACAACTGCGGCCCTCAGGGCTGCTGAGATATCTGCTGATGCCATTTTAATGGCCAAGAATGTGGATGGTGTTTATGACTCTGATCCACTTAGTAATCCTGAGGCAGTAATGTATGAAGAACTTAAGTATATTGATGTTCTGAAAAAATCTTTAAGAGTGATGGATTCAACTGCTGTATCTCTCTGTATGGATAATAGTATTCCTTTGATTGTGTTTGCTGTCAAAGAGAGTGGTAATATTGAAAAAGCTGTTTTAGGCAAAAAAATAGGAACATATGTCCGTTAA
- the frr gene encoding ribosome recycling factor — translation MIREVMKEAEEKMRKAVKATRDDFNTVRTGRARPSLVESIMVDYYGAQTPIQQMAKVVAPEARLLVIEPWDKSAIGEVEKAIMKANLGLTPNNDGSVIRINIPQLTEERRKELVKVIRDKAEKGRVAIRNIRHEANDKLRELENDSEISEDNYHRGLENIQELTDEYVAKIDSILTEKEEDIMEV, via the coding sequence ATGATTAGGGAAGTAATGAAAGAGGCGGAAGAGAAAATGAGAAAGGCAGTCAAGGCTACCAGGGATGACTTTAATACAGTCAGGACCGGGAGGGCCAGGCCTTCACTGGTAGAAAGTATTATGGTTGATTATTATGGTGCTCAGACACCAATTCAGCAGATGGCCAAGGTTGTTGCTCCAGAGGCTCGCTTGTTGGTGATTGAACCCTGGGATAAGTCTGCTATTGGTGAAGTTGAAAAGGCTATCATGAAAGCAAATCTAGGTTTGACTCCTAATAATGATGGTAGTGTTATTAGAATAAATATTCCTCAACTTACTGAGGAAAGAAGGAAAGAGTTAGTTAAGGTTATCCGTGATAAAGCAGAAAAGGGCCGGGTGGCAATTAGAAATATAAGGCATGAGGCTAATGATAAATTAAGGGAACTTGAAAATGATAGTGAAATATCTGAAGATAATTACCACCGGGGATTGGAAAATATCCAGGAACTTACTGATGAGTATGTAGCTAAAATAGATAGTATACTCACGGAAAAAGAGGAAGATATTATGGAGGTATAG
- a CDS encoding isoprenyl transferase translates to MKIPSHIAIIMDGNGRWAVERGLPRKQGHIAGVNAFKKIISKAAELGVRALTVYAFSTENWNRPRTEVDFILNLFQKTLLKQADELFKNNVKVKVIGRRNGLSRALTNTIEKIEEMTAGNKGIQLNIAFNYGGRAEIVDMVKKIVNDFAVNNETNISLTEQDINRYLYNPGLADVELLIRTGGERRLSNFLLWQSAYTELCFFDKYWPDFTAEDLVSAIKIFQQRERRFGGLNKVGEDYVD, encoded by the coding sequence ATGAAGATACCATCACATATTGCAATAATAATGGATGGAAATGGAAGGTGGGCAGTTGAACGGGGTCTGCCCAGGAAACAGGGTCATATTGCTGGTGTAAATGCCTTTAAAAAAATCATATCTAAGGCTGCCGAACTCGGTGTTAGAGCACTTACTGTCTATGCTTTTTCAACTGAAAACTGGAACAGACCCAGGACCGAAGTTGATTTTATTTTAAATTTGTTTCAAAAAACACTTTTAAAACAGGCTGATGAATTATTTAAAAACAATGTTAAGGTGAAAGTGATTGGGAGAAGAAATGGGCTTTCCAGGGCTTTAACAAATACAATTGAAAAGATTGAGGAGATGACTGCGGGTAATAAAGGTATTCAGTTAAATATTGCTTTTAACTATGGGGGTCGTGCTGAAATAGTTGATATGGTAAAAAAAATAGTTAATGATTTTGCTGTTAATAATGAGACAAATATATCCCTTACTGAACAGGATATTAATAGATATCTCTATAATCCTGGACTTGCTGATGTAGAGTTGTTAATCAGGACAGGTGGGGAGAGGAGATTGAGTAATTTTTTATTATGGCAGTCTGCCTATACTGAGCTTTGTTTTTTTGATAAATACTGGCCTGATTTTACAGCAGAGGATCTGGTATCAGCAATTAAAATATTTCAACAGCGAGAAAGGCGTTTTGGGGGGTTAAATAAAGTGGGTGAGGACTATGTTGACTAA
- a CDS encoding chemotaxis protein CheC — MSGDLIENITSMQKDALKEIGNIGAGNAATAFAQVLDTEIDMTVPSVDITPISEVPEVTGQIEQKVVSVLLKVMGEAPGSILLILSEESSKNLLSIMMNNGSEIEDFTEVEISALKEIGNILSGSYLNAINQMTGLNLIQSIPGFSYDMAGAILTTSMISLFEESDYALLIETKFINNGKEIEGYFFYIPDSGSLEKILKALGFDTK, encoded by the coding sequence ATGTCAGGGGATTTAATAGAAAATATTACCAGCATGCAAAAAGATGCTTTGAAAGAAATAGGTAATATAGGTGCAGGGAATGCAGCTACTGCTTTTGCACAGGTTTTAGATACTGAGATTGATATGACAGTACCATCGGTAGATATTACACCTATTTCAGAAGTGCCTGAGGTAACTGGCCAGATAGAACAAAAGGTTGTTAGTGTTCTTTTAAAGGTTATGGGAGAAGCGCCAGGGAGTATTTTATTAATCCTGTCAGAAGAAAGCAGTAAAAACCTTTTAAGTATTATGATGAATAACGGTTCAGAGATTGAAGATTTTACTGAGGTTGAAATATCAGCTTTAAAAGAGATAGGCAATATATTGTCTGGTTCATACCTGAATGCTATTAATCAGATGACCGGTTTAAATTTAATTCAATCAATACCTGGCTTTTCTTATGATATGGCAGGGGCAATTTTAACTACTTCAATGATAAGTCTTTTTGAAGAAAGTGATTATGCTTTATTAATAGAGACGAAATTTATTAATAATGGGAAAGAAATAGAGGGATACTTTTTTTATATACCTGATTCGGGGTCGCTGGAGAAAATATTGAAAGCACTGGGGTTTGATACAAAATGA
- the rseP gene encoding RIP metalloprotease RseP, protein MLLTIFSFIIVLGILVFIHEFGHYLAAKLSGIRVEEFAIGFGPKLLSYQRGETLYSIRGIPLGGFCKMTGEFPPDDEMSAEEKEIYYDAREKEECFDQKSVWKRFAVVFNGPFMNFVLAIFIFALIFNIFGLPVRTTNSNILGDIIPGQPAAQAGFKVGDRIYSIGGQSVETWDELADIIHRSSGKELVVGVERDEELIEIEVTPRYEESAEGGVIGIAPQLLKREVGLLESFRLGFGQSWYIFKVTVLGFFNMITGKTPAEIGGPVMIASMIGQAAEIGISSVLNLMAVLSINLGIINLVPFPALDGGRIIFIFVELIRGKPVNPEKESFVHIVGFILLIVLMVFLVFKDIGRTIF, encoded by the coding sequence ATGTTATTAACTATTTTCAGTTTTATTATAGTCCTGGGTATTTTAGTATTTATTCATGAATTTGGTCATTACCTGGCTGCTAAATTGTCAGGTATCCGTGTTGAAGAATTTGCGATAGGTTTTGGGCCGAAGCTTTTATCCTACCAGCGTGGTGAGACTCTTTATTCTATCAGGGGAATACCCCTGGGTGGGTTCTGTAAAATGACTGGTGAATTTCCACCTGATGATGAGATGAGTGCCGAAGAGAAAGAAATATATTATGATGCCCGTGAAAAAGAAGAGTGTTTTGATCAAAAATCAGTCTGGAAGAGATTTGCTGTAGTCTTTAATGGTCCTTTCATGAATTTTGTTCTGGCTATATTTATTTTTGCTTTAATTTTTAATATTTTTGGCCTTCCTGTTAGAACGACTAATTCAAATATACTGGGTGATATTATACCAGGGCAACCTGCTGCCCAGGCTGGTTTTAAAGTTGGTGATCGAATATATTCTATTGGTGGACAGAGTGTTGAGACCTGGGATGAACTTGCTGATATTATCCATAGGTCAAGTGGTAAAGAACTAGTTGTAGGGGTTGAACGTGACGAAGAATTAATAGAAATAGAAGTTACTCCCAGGTATGAAGAATCGGCAGAGGGGGGAGTAATTGGTATAGCTCCACAGTTATTAAAAAGAGAAGTGGGTTTACTGGAATCTTTTCGTCTGGGGTTTGGTCAGTCCTGGTATATTTTTAAGGTAACAGTCCTTGGGTTTTTTAATATGATTACCGGGAAAACCCCTGCTGAAATAGGTGGTCCAGTAATGATTGCTAGTATGATAGGTCAGGCTGCTGAGATAGGTATTAGTAGTGTTCTGAACCTGATGGCAGTTTTGAGTATTAACCTTGGTATTATTAATCTGGTACCCTTTCCTGCCCTTGATGGGGGAAGGATAATCTTTATTTTTGTAGAACTAATAAGGGGTAAACCAGTTAATCCAGAAAAAGAAAGTTTTGTACATATAGTTGGATTTATTTTATTAATTGTTTTAATGGTATTTCTGGTCTTCAAAGATATAGGAAGGACAATATTTTAA
- a CDS encoding phosphatidate cytidylyltransferase has translation MLTKRILSSIVGIIILFACIITGTIPFLSLIFLLTIIAIYEYNRMLPVKSGKNFFLMTTFSILIISYTYLINRGLIDTVFPALVYLYLIVYFILHFLFIKNNFLESLSYNTFGLIYIAGGFSFLLFLREFSTAPFNKTTALWLVLLATWASDVGGYFTGRFLGSHKLAEEISPNKTVEGAIGSVLLTIIVVGIYMFYLGYYSLYWSIYAVVIALTGIIGDLFESKMKRELGLKDSGDLIPGHGGILDRFDSLLFTAPVTYFFLIHLLV, from the coding sequence ATGTTGACTAAGAGGATATTAAGCTCAATAGTTGGAATTATTATATTATTTGCCTGTATAATAACAGGTACTATACCATTTCTTAGTCTTATATTTTTGTTAACTATAATTGCTATTTATGAGTATAATAGAATGCTTCCAGTAAAGAGTGGAAAAAATTTTTTCTTAATGACCACTTTTAGTATATTAATTATTAGCTACACATATCTAATTAATAGAGGACTTATTGATACTGTGTTTCCAGCACTTGTATATCTGTATTTAATTGTTTATTTTATACTCCATTTTTTATTTATTAAAAATAATTTCCTTGAATCCTTATCCTATAATACTTTTGGTTTGATTTATATTGCAGGTGGTTTTTCTTTTCTACTTTTTCTAAGGGAATTTTCTACTGCACCATTTAATAAAACAACAGCCCTCTGGCTGGTGTTGCTGGCTACTTGGGCCAGTGATGTAGGTGGGTATTTTACAGGTAGGTTTCTAGGAAGTCATAAACTAGCAGAGGAGATAAGCCCCAACAAAACAGTAGAAGGGGCTATTGGGAGTGTTCTGCTGACTATTATAGTTGTTGGGATTTATATGTTCTATCTTGGGTATTATAGTCTCTACTGGTCTATATATGCGGTGGTTATTGCTTTAACGGGCATTATAGGGGATCTTTTTGAATCAAAAATGAAACGGGAGTTAGGCTTAAAAGACTCTGGTGATTTAATTCCAGGGCATGGTGGTATTTTAGATAGATTTGACAGTCTTCTTTTTACAGCACCTGTTACCTATTTTTTTCTTATTCATTTACTTGTTTAG
- the tsf gene encoding translation elongation factor Ts: MASMKDIKELRERTGAGVLDCKKALEENNDDVEAAVEYLREKGIAAAAKKAGRIAAEGLVDVVIDDDKKNGLIVEVNSETDFVAKNDNFKDLVADISQHIMQSEASDIDELLNESWYKDGSKDINTVMKEAIANIGENLNLRRFEKYTTDGFLQGYIHMGGKIGVLVDIDADLNEENQELAKNVAMHIAASSPDYIERDQVSDDVLNKEKEIYKEQMLNEGKPEQIIDKIVAGKIDKFYSQVCLLEQEYIRDTDITVAELLADKNFSIKRFARFELGEGIEKKDEDFASEVMSEMNKNK, translated from the coding sequence ATGGCAAGTATGAAGGATATTAAAGAACTTCGTGAAAGAACAGGTGCTGGTGTACTTGATTGTAAAAAGGCCCTTGAAGAAAATAATGATGATGTGGAAGCAGCGGTTGAATATTTACGTGAAAAGGGTATTGCTGCAGCAGCTAAAAAAGCAGGCAGGATTGCTGCTGAAGGGCTGGTAGATGTTGTTATTGATGACGATAAAAAGAATGGTCTTATTGTTGAGGTAAATAGTGAGACTGATTTTGTTGCTAAAAACGATAACTTTAAAGACCTGGTGGCTGATATATCTCAACATATTATGCAGAGTGAGGCAAGTGATATCGATGAACTCCTTAATGAATCATGGTATAAGGATGGGAGTAAGGATATAAATACTGTGATGAAGGAAGCAATTGCCAATATTGGTGAAAACCTTAATCTACGACGTTTTGAAAAATATACTACTGATGGTTTTCTACAGGGTTATATACATATGGGTGGTAAAATAGGTGTTTTAGTTGATATTGATGCTGATCTAAATGAAGAGAATCAGGAACTGGCCAAGAATGTTGCTATGCATATAGCAGCAAGTAGTCCGGATTACATTGAACGGGACCAGGTAAGTGATGATGTTTTAAATAAAGAAAAAGAAATTTATAAAGAACAGATGCTGAATGAAGGGAAACCCGAGCAGATAATTGATAAAATAGTAGCTGGTAAAATAGACAAGTTTTATAGTCAGGTATGTCTCCTTGAACAGGAATATATACGAGATACCGATATTACTGTTGCTGAATTATTAGCTGATAAAAATTTCAGTATTAAGAGATTTGCCCGTTTTGAGCTGGGTGAAGGAATAGAGAAGAAGGATGAAGATTTCGCTTCAGAGGTTATGAGTGAGATGAACAAAAATAAATAG